The genomic DNA AGTGACCGGTCGCTCCCACGCGGCCGTACTCGACGGTGCAACGAGTCTCATGACGACCAAGAAGACGACGCGCGAGCAGAAGGAGCACAGGGGTTAGGAATGGGCAGGCACAGCATTCCCCACCCCGACGACTCGGATCAGCAGCCCGGGGCCGACGGTCCCGTCGACCGGTCTGACGACTTCGCCCAAACCGGTTACGGCGCAGACGATTTCGACCGGCCGGACCCTGACCGTCCGCGATATGGCGACCCGGTCGACGACGGACCCGACTACCGGGACGACGGGTACTGGCAATCCGAGCGCGAGGCCGGCTCCGACGATGCCTACGGCAGGTCGGACGACGCAGCAGGCGAGTTCGACGACGCCACAGCCGACGAGTCGCCGACCCGCGCATTCGCATCCCGACCGCCGTCGACCGGCCCCGCGCACGGCGGCGACTGGGACGGCGGCGAGTGGACCGGAAGCCACCGCGCGGTCACGGCCAAGCGGCGCGGCGTCAGCGTCGGCGTGATCGTCGCGCTGGTGACCGTCGTGGTGGTCGTCGCCGGAGTCATCATGTGGCGCTTCTTCGGTGACGCCCTGTCCAACCGGTCGGAGGTGTCGGCCGCCCGCTGCGTGGAGGGCGAGGTCGCCGTCGCGGTCATCGCCGACGCGTCCGTCGCCGAGCAGGTGCAGACCGTCGCCGACCAGTACAACGAGACGGCCGCGCCGGTGGGCGACAAGTGCGTGAAGGTCGGCGTCCGTCCCGCCGACTCCGACCAGGTGGTCGGCGGCTTCACCGGCCAGTGGCCGGGTGAACTCGGCGAGCGGCCCGCGCTGTGGATCCCGGCGAGTTCGATGTCGGAGGCGCGGCTCGAGACGGCGGCAGGCGCCGCCACGGTCAGCGACAGCCGCTCGCTCGTCACCTCGCCGGTACTGCTGGCCGTGCGTCCCGAGCTGAAGACCGCTCTCGCAGAGCAGAATTGGGCTGCCCTGCCCGGCCTGCAGAGCAACGCCACGGCGCTGGACGGACTCGACCTTCCGGGCTGGGGTGCGCTGCGCCTTGCCCTGCCGAGGTCGGGTGACGCCGACGCCACGTATCTCGCGTCCGAGGCCGTCGCCGTCGCCGCTGCGCCCCGCGGCGCCCCGCCCACCGCGGGTGCGTCGGCGATCAACACGCTGCTGGCAGGCCAACCGGAACTCGCCGACGACAAGACGTCCACGGCGCTCGACGCACTGCTGGCGGGTAGCGACCCGGCAGCCTCGGCCGTGCACGCAGTCGCCGTCACCGAGCAGCAACTGTTCCAGCGGGGTGCCTCCCTCTCCGACGCCAAGGACAAGCTGGCGGGCTGGCTCCCGTCGGGTGCCGCCGCGATCGCCGACTACCCCACCGTGCTGATGTCGGGTGACTGGCTCGCCCAGGAACAGGTCAGTGCGGCCAGCGAATTCGCGCGCTTCCTGCGCAAGCCCGAGGCACTCGCGGAGTTCGCGAAGGCCGGCTTCCGCGCCGAGGGTGCCGAGACGCCCACGAGCGACGTCGTCGACTTCGGTGAGCTGGGCGCTCCGCTGGCCACCGGAGACAACGCAACCCGCGCCACGCTGGCCGAGGCCGTCGCATCGCCCGCCCAGAGCCCGGCCGTGACGATCATGCTCGACCAGTCGATGAGCGCCGACGAGGGCGGCCGCAGCCGTCTCGCCAACGTCACCGCCGCGCTGGAGGAACGCGTCCGGGCACTGCCGCCCACCGCGGCGCTGGGCCTGTGGACGTTCGACGGCGTGGCGGGCCGGTCGGAAGTCCCGCTCGGACCGCTGAGCGACCAGGTCGGCGGACAGCCTCGCTCGACGGTGCTGGCCGACAACCTGCGCGGCCAGAGTGCGTCGAACGGCGGTGCGGTGTCGTTCACGACGATGCGGCTCGTCTTCAACGAGGCGATGGCGAACTACCGCGAGGGACAGCCGAATTCGATCCTGGTGATCACGTCGGGGCCGCACACCGATCAGTCACTCGACGGTGCCGGCCTGCAGGACTTCGTCCGCGGCGCCTTCCAGCAGGGACGGCCGGTCGCGGTGGACGTCGTCGACTTCGGCGCCGACCCGGACCGCGCCACGTGGGAGGCGGTGTCGCAGATCACCGGCGGCACCTACACCAACCTCAACGCCTCCACCGGGCCCGAACTGGCCTCGGCGCTCACCGGCGCCCTGGGCTAGCCCCGCTCCCCACTTCTCGCCGAACGTCGGTTACCGCCACGCCCCCAAGGGGTTTCGCGTGGCGGTAACCGACGTTCGCGGGGGTCAGGCGGTCAGGCGAAGGCTTCGACCGGCGGGCAGGAGCACACCAGGTTGCGGTCGCCGTACGCACTGTCGATGCGACGCACGGGTGGCCACACCTTCGCGCGGTACGCCTTGCCCAGCGGGTAGGCGGCCTGCTGGCGGGTGTACGGGTGCGTCCACTCCTCGACGAGCAGGCTCTCCGCGGTGTGCGGGGCGCCGCGCAGCGGGTTGTCGTCGACCGGCCAGGTTCCCGAACCCACCTGGTCGATCTCGGCGCGGATCGCGATCATCGCCTCGCAGAACGCGTTGACCTCGTTGAGACTCTCACTCTCGGTGGGCTCGACCATCAACGTGCCCGCCACCGGGAAGCTCATCGTCGGAGCGTGGAACCCGTAGTCGGCCAGGCGCTTCGCCACGTCGTCGACCGTCACGCCGGTGTTCTTCGTGATGCCGCGCAGGTCGAGGATGCACTCGTGGGCGACCATGCCCTTCTCGCCCGTGTAGAGCACCGGGTAGTACTCGTCGAGGCGCCGCGCGACGTAGTTGGCCGACGCGATCGCCGTCAGCGTCGCCGCCCGCAGGCCCGGGGCACCCATCATGCGGATGTACATCCACGTGATCGGCAGGATCGACGCCGACCCGTACGGTGCCGCCGAGACGGTGTACGTGTCGGAGAGCTCCCCGGCCAGCGGGTGGCCCGGCAGGAACGGGGTCAGGTGCGAGCGGACGGCGACCGGGCCGACACCGGGGCCTCCGCCGCCGTGCGGGATGCAGAACGTCTTGTGCAGGTTGAGGTGGCTGACGTCGCCACCGAACTTGCCGGGCCGGGCCAGACCGACCAGCGCATTGAGGTTGGCGCCGTCGACGTACACCTGGCCGCCCACGTCGTGCACCGCGGCGCAGATCGCCTCGACGTCCTGCTCGAACACGCCGTGGGTCGACGGGTACGTGATCATCAGCGCCGCAATCGCATCCGCGTGCTCGGCGATCTTGGCGCGCAGGTCGTCGAGGTCCACGTCGCCGTTCTCCCGGCACGCGACGACCACGACCCGCATCCCCGCCAGCGCCGCCGACGCCGCGTTGGTGCCGTGGGCGCTCGACGGGATCAGGCAGATGTTGCGCTGCTCGTCACCCCGGCTGAGGTGATAGGCCTGGATGGCCAGCAGGCCGGCGTACTCGCCCTGGGACCCGGCGTTGGGTTGCAGCGACACCGAGTCATAGCCGGTCAGCTTGGTCAGCCACGTCTCGAGTTCGGCGATCATCGAGCGCAGGCCCGGGGTGTCCGAGGCCGGCGCGAACGGGTGCTGACGGGCGAACTCGGGCCACGTGATGGGCTCCATCTCCGCTGCCGCGTTGAGCTTCATCGTGCACGAGCCCAGCGGGATCATGCTGCGGTCCAACGCGATGTCCTTGTCCGACAGCGACCGCAGGTACCGCATCATCTCGGTCTCCGTGCGGTACCGGGTGAACGCGGGGTGGGTCAGGAACTCCGACGAGCGGGTGTGCACCGCAGGCCCACGCCAGTGCTGGCCGCCGCGAGTGGCGCCGAACGCCTCGAGGACGTGCTCGACGTGCAGGGCGGTGGTGGCCTCGTCACACGACACGGAGACGTGGTCGGCGTCGACCAGCCACACGTTGATGCCGCGCTCCTTGGCTGCGGCGCGCACCTGCTCGCCGCGGCCGGGCACACGGGCCAGCACGGTGTCGAAGAACGCGTCGTGCACGACCTCCACGCCCGCCGTCTCGAGCCCCGTCGCGATGCCCAGTGCGTGGCCGTGCACGCGGTGTGCGATCGCGGTCAGCCCGTCGGAGCCGTGGTAGCTGGCGTACATCGCGGCCATGACGGCCAGGAGCACCTGGGCGGTGCAGATGTTGCTGGTGGCCTTGTCGCGGCGGATGTGCTGCTCACGGGTCTGCAGAGCCAGGCGGTAGGCGGGTGAGCCGTCGGCGTCGACGGAGACGCCGACGAGGCGACCGGGCAGCTGGCGGGCGTGCTTGGTGTGCACCGCGAGGTAACCGGCGTGCGGGCCGCCGAAGCCCATCGGAACGCCGAAGCGCTGGGTGGTGCCGAACGCGACGTCGGCGCCGATGTCACCGGGCGGGGTGAGCAGCGT from Mycolicibacterium arabiense includes the following:
- the gcvP gene encoding aminomethyl-transferring glycine dehydrogenase, translated to MPRFADRHIGPDADAVATMLDVIGVESLSELAEKALPAGILDALTTEGLAPGLDDLPAPATEEQALAELRERAESNTVAVSMIGQGYFDTLTPAVLRRNILENPAWYTAYTPYQPEISQGRLEALLNFQTMVEDLTGLEVANASMLDEATAAAEAMTLMQRAVKRSVNRLAVDSDVYPQTAAVIETRAKPLGIEVVTTDLRNGLPEGDFFGVIVQSPGASGCVTDWSGLIEQAHERGALVAVGADLLAMTLLTPPGDIGADVAFGTTQRFGVPMGFGGPHAGYLAVHTKHARQLPGRLVGVSVDADGSPAYRLALQTREQHIRRDKATSNICTAQVLLAVMAAMYASYHGSDGLTAIAHRVHGHALGIATGLETAGVEVVHDAFFDTVLARVPGRGEQVRAAAKERGINVWLVDADHVSVSCDEATTALHVEHVLEAFGATRGGQHWRGPAVHTRSSEFLTHPAFTRYRTETEMMRYLRSLSDKDIALDRSMIPLGSCTMKLNAAAEMEPITWPEFARQHPFAPASDTPGLRSMIAELETWLTKLTGYDSVSLQPNAGSQGEYAGLLAIQAYHLSRGDEQRNICLIPSSAHGTNAASAALAGMRVVVVACRENGDVDLDDLRAKIAEHADAIAALMITYPSTHGVFEQDVEAICAAVHDVGGQVYVDGANLNALVGLARPGKFGGDVSHLNLHKTFCIPHGGGGPGVGPVAVRSHLTPFLPGHPLAGELSDTYTVSAAPYGSASILPITWMYIRMMGAPGLRAATLTAIASANYVARRLDEYYPVLYTGEKGMVAHECILDLRGITKNTGVTVDDVAKRLADYGFHAPTMSFPVAGTLMVEPTESESLNEVNAFCEAMIAIRAEIDQVGSGTWPVDDNPLRGAPHTAESLLVEEWTHPYTRQQAAYPLGKAYRAKVWPPVRRIDSAYGDRNLVCSCPPVEAFA
- a CDS encoding substrate-binding domain-containing protein, translating into MGRHSIPHPDDSDQQPGADGPVDRSDDFAQTGYGADDFDRPDPDRPRYGDPVDDGPDYRDDGYWQSEREAGSDDAYGRSDDAAGEFDDATADESPTRAFASRPPSTGPAHGGDWDGGEWTGSHRAVTAKRRGVSVGVIVALVTVVVVVAGVIMWRFFGDALSNRSEVSAARCVEGEVAVAVIADASVAEQVQTVADQYNETAAPVGDKCVKVGVRPADSDQVVGGFTGQWPGELGERPALWIPASSMSEARLETAAGAATVSDSRSLVTSPVLLAVRPELKTALAEQNWAALPGLQSNATALDGLDLPGWGALRLALPRSGDADATYLASEAVAVAAAPRGAPPTAGASAINTLLAGQPELADDKTSTALDALLAGSDPAASAVHAVAVTEQQLFQRGASLSDAKDKLAGWLPSGAAAIADYPTVLMSGDWLAQEQVSAASEFARFLRKPEALAEFAKAGFRAEGAETPTSDVVDFGELGAPLATGDNATRATLAEAVASPAQSPAVTIMLDQSMSADEGGRSRLANVTAALEERVRALPPTAALGLWTFDGVAGRSEVPLGPLSDQVGGQPRSTVLADNLRGQSASNGGAVSFTTMRLVFNEAMANYREGQPNSILVITSGPHTDQSLDGAGLQDFVRGAFQQGRPVAVDVVDFGADPDRATWEAVSQITGGTYTNLNASTGPELASALTGALG